The Skermanella pratensis genome has a window encoding:
- a CDS encoding PAS domain S-box protein: protein MIDASAAAASAVLAMNARLETALGHLAPAFLSTLVGKAASDCAGSGRTVEIDSDVALQPQPERWHLVLAPIPLDGVVVRIMVTVSARVPAAIPTHLDSRTRAIIEEQAGLVARYRPDTTLTFVNAAYARRFGAVPDDLIGRRIADLVPPQEGGRIRACLADLTPDRPVARHERPATLPDGTVRWLLWSDRVFHDGEGRPVEYQSVGFDITRHKQVERELQDSRDFFRLAIEGTRDGLWDWDLGTGAIWLSPRLKEILGYADDELPNDLEALQRLAVPEDRERALHQIQRHWDDGKPYEQTIRFVHRDGTIRHILARGGSVRDAQGKPVRMVGVHTDVTLLVESGQMLRFAKEQAEQASRAKSEFLAMMSHELRTPLNAIIGFAEILRDELFGPLGNERYGDYVQDIVSSGRHLLALISDILDLSRIDAGQLALREATLDLAQVVRGQAQLAAAAAEAGGVTVLCDAGQPGPLIRGDEVRIRQIVQNLLSNAVKFTPAGGTVRLDARVGPDETITLCVSDTGIGMRLEDVPRALEPFSQLEASLTRRREGTGLGLAIVKRLVELHDGELRIETAPDEGSAVTVTFPRDRNAGLPESEVRRVPAGVEPVGLVPWSGALFGRFELLDTLLQAVPMAVAVTREDGVCIKANHTLCRMSGFEMVELLGRPIDTLLAGESAPPVTQPARSPGQEAPRTPTRRRERQLVTRFGRTRGVEVIREPFVGLDGQSYMLLLMTDVSERRRNAKALRDSEERFRLAASAAGCGIWDADLVTGERWFSAAYLRMLGYGDDELALSDAAWRERIHPDDRAGVDEALVAHLTGGSPFYEIAFRMRHKSGRWIWLVARGAASFDADGEARRFVGTIFDITAEIEAREALAEKSAFLEAVLTNIGQGIVVFDSECRVRLVNDRFLALHGLPRDLGAPGTPIERLVRWRVEQSMALGDGTNTAVLDVRVAEDMGRLGRWLAAPPPARVDIPGHGGRIVEVWRQDLPNGGFVATHADVTARRRAEIALAQREDQLRTILRVALVGILTVGDDGVVEEFNPTAESMFGWTAAELRGRDVGVLLAEEALSGAGALSLLQPDPETGDPGAGTEFLARRRDGSAFPARISMAAFTAGGRRRYVGVVADISSKRTVEAELRAARTRLDQRFDDFVRVSVELEQVRREADMALLHAEQSSKAKSEFLAQMSHELRTPLNAVIGFSEIMKGQYFGPLGSPKYQEYAEDIDQCGRHLLSLINDILDLSKVEAGRYVLEEEQLDLCRIVDASVRLLRDQAAGKGVMIALRPEPVPAVMGDQRALKQVVVNLLSNAVKFTPRGGMVEIGTLVDAFGDVCITVKDTGIGIPEGEIPRVLEAFGRASNVRQSGEEGTGLGLAIVGSFLSLHGATLDIDSAVGIGTTVTVRLPIERVLGTQRQLQPWDIVDDR from the coding sequence GTGATCGATGCATCCGCCGCCGCGGCGTCCGCGGTGCTGGCGATGAACGCCCGGCTGGAGACCGCCTTGGGACATTTGGCTCCGGCGTTCCTGTCCACCCTGGTCGGCAAGGCCGCAAGCGACTGCGCGGGCTCGGGACGGACGGTCGAGATCGACAGCGACGTGGCGCTCCAGCCCCAGCCCGAACGTTGGCACCTGGTCCTCGCCCCGATTCCGCTGGACGGCGTCGTCGTCCGGATCATGGTCACCGTCTCGGCGCGGGTCCCCGCGGCGATCCCGACCCACCTGGACTCCCGGACCCGGGCGATCATCGAGGAACAGGCCGGCCTGGTCGCCCGCTACCGTCCCGACACGACCCTCACCTTCGTCAACGCCGCCTATGCCCGCCGCTTCGGGGCGGTTCCCGACGACCTGATCGGGCGCCGGATCGCCGACCTGGTCCCCCCGCAGGAGGGCGGGCGGATCAGGGCGTGCCTGGCCGACCTGACACCCGACCGTCCGGTGGCGCGGCACGAGCGGCCGGCGACACTGCCGGACGGGACGGTGCGCTGGCTGCTGTGGAGCGACCGCGTGTTCCACGACGGCGAGGGGCGGCCGGTCGAGTACCAGTCGGTCGGCTTCGACATCACCCGCCACAAGCAGGTCGAGCGCGAACTGCAGGACAGCCGCGACTTCTTCCGGCTGGCGATAGAGGGCACGCGTGACGGGTTGTGGGACTGGGACCTGGGGACCGGGGCGATCTGGCTGTCGCCGCGGCTGAAGGAGATCCTGGGCTATGCCGACGACGAACTGCCCAACGACCTGGAAGCGCTCCAGCGGCTGGCGGTCCCGGAAGACCGCGAGCGCGCGCTCCACCAGATCCAGCGCCACTGGGATGACGGCAAGCCCTATGAACAGACCATCCGGTTCGTCCACCGGGACGGCACGATCCGGCACATCCTGGCGCGCGGGGGCAGCGTCCGCGACGCCCAGGGCAAGCCGGTCCGCATGGTGGGCGTCCATACCGACGTGACGCTGCTGGTGGAGAGCGGGCAGATGCTGCGCTTCGCCAAGGAGCAGGCCGAGCAGGCGAGCCGGGCGAAGTCCGAGTTCCTGGCGATGATGAGCCACGAGCTGCGCACGCCGCTGAACGCGATCATCGGATTCGCCGAGATCCTGCGCGACGAGCTGTTCGGTCCGCTGGGCAACGAGCGCTATGGCGACTATGTCCAGGACATCGTCTCCAGCGGCCGCCATCTGCTGGCCCTGATCAGCGATATCCTGGACCTGTCGAGGATCGATGCCGGGCAGCTCGCGCTGCGGGAAGCCACCCTCGACCTGGCGCAGGTCGTCCGTGGCCAGGCCCAGCTCGCCGCCGCCGCCGCCGAGGCCGGCGGGGTCACGGTGCTGTGCGATGCCGGGCAGCCCGGACCGCTGATCCGGGGGGACGAGGTCCGGATCCGGCAGATCGTGCAGAATCTCCTGTCCAACGCGGTCAAGTTCACGCCGGCCGGTGGGACGGTCCGGCTGGATGCCCGGGTCGGACCGGATGAGACGATCACCCTGTGCGTCAGCGACACCGGGATCGGCATGCGGCTTGAGGACGTGCCCCGGGCGCTGGAGCCGTTCAGCCAGCTGGAGGCTTCGCTGACGCGCCGGCGGGAAGGCACCGGCCTCGGCCTCGCGATCGTCAAGCGGCTGGTGGAGCTTCACGACGGCGAACTGCGGATCGAGACGGCGCCGGACGAGGGCAGCGCGGTCACCGTCACCTTCCCCCGGGACCGCAATGCCGGACTGCCGGAGAGCGAGGTGCGCCGCGTCCCCGCCGGCGTCGAGCCGGTCGGCCTGGTCCCCTGGAGCGGCGCCCTGTTCGGCCGCTTCGAACTGCTGGACACGCTTCTGCAGGCGGTGCCGATGGCGGTCGCCGTCACGCGAGAGGACGGCGTCTGCATCAAGGCCAACCATACCCTGTGCCGCATGTCGGGCTTCGAGATGGTCGAGCTTCTGGGGCGCCCGATCGACACCCTGCTGGCCGGCGAGTCGGCGCCGCCGGTGACGCAGCCGGCGCGATCGCCGGGGCAGGAGGCACCCCGGACACCGACCCGCCGGCGCGAGCGCCAGCTCGTCACCCGGTTCGGCCGGACCCGCGGCGTCGAGGTGATCCGCGAACCGTTCGTCGGCCTGGACGGACAGAGCTACATGCTGCTGCTGATGACCGATGTCAGCGAGCGGCGGCGCAACGCCAAGGCCCTGCGGGACAGCGAGGAGCGTTTCCGGCTGGCCGCCTCGGCAGCGGGATGCGGCATATGGGACGCCGATCTCGTGACGGGCGAACGGTGGTTCTCTGCAGCCTACCTCCGGATGCTCGGTTATGGCGACGACGAGCTGGCGCTCAGCGACGCCGCGTGGCGTGAACGCATCCACCCCGACGACCGTGCCGGCGTCGACGAGGCCCTGGTCGCGCACCTGACCGGCGGCAGCCCGTTCTACGAGATCGCTTTTCGCATGCGCCACAAGTCGGGGCGCTGGATCTGGCTGGTCGCGCGGGGTGCCGCGTCATTCGATGCCGACGGCGAGGCCAGGCGGTTCGTCGGGACGATCTTCGACATAACGGCCGAGATAGAGGCGCGCGAAGCGCTGGCCGAGAAGTCCGCCTTCCTGGAAGCGGTGCTGACCAACATCGGCCAGGGCATCGTCGTGTTCGACTCCGAATGCCGCGTCAGGCTGGTCAACGACCGCTTCCTGGCGCTGCACGGCCTACCCCGCGACCTTGGCGCGCCCGGCACCCCGATCGAGCGGCTGGTCCGGTGGCGGGTGGAGCAGTCCATGGCCCTGGGCGACGGGACCAACACCGCCGTCCTCGACGTGCGGGTCGCCGAGGACATGGGCCGGCTGGGCAGGTGGCTGGCCGCGCCGCCGCCGGCACGGGTCGACATCCCGGGGCACGGCGGGCGGATCGTCGAGGTGTGGCGCCAGGACCTGCCGAACGGCGGCTTCGTCGCGACCCATGCCGACGTCACGGCCCGCCGCCGGGCCGAGATCGCGCTGGCACAGCGCGAGGACCAGCTCCGCACGATCCTGCGGGTCGCGCTGGTCGGCATCCTGACCGTCGGCGACGATGGCGTGGTGGAGGAGTTCAACCCGACGGCGGAGAGCATGTTCGGCTGGACCGCCGCGGAACTGCGGGGGCGCGACGTCGGCGTGCTACTGGCCGAGGAGGCGCTGTCCGGAGCCGGCGCCCTCAGCCTGCTGCAGCCCGATCCGGAAACCGGCGATCCGGGCGCCGGCACCGAGTTCCTGGCGCGGCGGCGCGACGGCTCGGCCTTTCCCGCCCGGATCTCCATGGCCGCCTTCACGGCCGGCGGGCGCCGGCGTTATGTCGGCGTCGTCGCGGACATCTCGAGCAAGCGGACGGTGGAGGCCGAACTGCGCGCCGCGCGGACGCGGCTGGACCAGCGGTTCGACGATTTCGTCCGCGTCTCGGTCGAGCTGGAGCAGGTCCGCCGCGAAGCCGACATGGCGCTTCTCCACGCCGAGCAGTCGAGCAAGGCCAAGTCGGAGTTCCTGGCCCAGATGAGCCACGAGCTGCGCACGCCGCTGAACGCGGTGATCGGCTTCTCCGAGATCATGAAGGGCCAGTATTTCGGGCCGCTCGGCTCGCCCAAGTACCAGGAATACGCCGAGGACATCGACCAGTGCGGCCGCCACCTGCTGTCGCTGATCAACGACATCCTCGACCTCTCCAAGGTGGAGGCGGGGCGCTACGTGCTGGAGGAGGAGCAGCTCGACCTGTGCCGGATCGTCGACGCCTCGGTCCGGCTGCTGCGCGACCAGGCCGCCGGCAAGGGAGTCATGATCGCCCTTCGGCCCGAGCCGGTGCCGGCGGTCATGGGCGACCAGCGGGCATTGAAGCAGGTGGTGGTCAACCTGCTGAGCAACGCGGTCAAGTTCACCCCGCGCGGCGGGATGGTCGAGATCGGGACCCTGGTGGATGCCTTCGGCGACGTCTGCATCACCGTCAAGGATACCGGCATCGGCATCCCCGAGGGCGAGATCCCCCGGGTCCTCGAGGCGTTCGGCCGGGCCAGCAACGTCCGCCAGTCCGGCGAGGAGGGCACCGGGCTGGGGCTCGCCATCGTCGGCTCCTTCCTCAGCCTGCACGGCGCCACCCTGGACATCGACAGCGCGGTCGGCATCGGCACGACCGTCACGGTGCGGCTTCCGATCGAGAGGGTGCTCGGAACCCAGCGCCAACTCCAACCCTGGGACATCGTCGATGACCGCTAA
- a CDS encoding ABC transporter substrate-binding protein produces the protein MRHLVTSLVAAVCLLFGAQAQGAEAPAVRVGVLKFGTVSWELDTIKHHGLDAAEGVDLQIVELASNQATQVALQGGAVDMIVSDWLWVSRQRADGADFTFAPYSTAAGSVMVPADSPIRSLADLKGRRFGVAGGPLDKGWLMLRALTIQRHGFDPDKDSEKVFGAPPLLNEQVRGGGVDAVLNYWNFAARLKAAGLRQVIAVEEIARGLGIRADVPIIGYVFHDAWAASNPEAVRGFLRASLKAKTIMRESDAEWNRLAPLTKAEDDATLLALRDGYRDGIPTAWSGAEREDAARVYEILSKLGGRELVGDSPRLAPGTFWDGLRF, from the coding sequence ATGCGACACCTCGTCACCAGTCTCGTCGCGGCGGTGTGCCTGCTTTTCGGCGCCCAGGCGCAGGGAGCCGAGGCCCCGGCCGTCCGCGTGGGCGTGCTGAAGTTCGGCACGGTGAGCTGGGAATTGGACACCATCAAGCATCACGGGCTCGACGCGGCCGAAGGCGTCGACCTCCAGATCGTCGAACTGGCCAGCAACCAGGCGACGCAGGTGGCGCTGCAGGGCGGCGCGGTCGACATGATCGTGTCGGACTGGCTGTGGGTTTCGCGGCAGCGCGCGGACGGCGCCGACTTCACCTTCGCCCCCTACTCCACGGCGGCCGGATCGGTGATGGTCCCGGCCGACTCGCCGATCCGGTCGCTGGCCGACCTGAAGGGGCGGCGGTTCGGGGTGGCCGGCGGGCCGCTGGACAAGGGATGGCTGATGCTGCGCGCCCTGACCATCCAGCGGCATGGCTTCGATCCGGACAAGGACAGCGAGAAGGTATTCGGGGCACCGCCCCTGCTCAACGAGCAGGTCCGCGGCGGCGGGGTCGATGCCGTCCTCAACTATTGGAACTTCGCGGCCCGGCTGAAGGCGGCGGGCTTGCGCCAGGTCATCGCGGTCGAGGAGATCGCGCGCGGCCTGGGCATCCGGGCCGACGTGCCGATCATCGGCTATGTTTTCCACGACGCCTGGGCGGCGTCCAATCCGGAAGCGGTCCGCGGCTTCCTCCGCGCCTCCCTGAAGGCCAAGACGATCATGCGAGAAAGCGATGCGGAGTGGAACCGCCTGGCCCCCCTGACCAAGGCCGAGGACGACGCGACGCTGCTGGCGCTCCGCGACGGCTACCGCGACGGCATCCCGACCGCGTGGAGCGGAGCCGAGCGGGAGGACGCGGCCCGGGTCTACGAGATCCTGTCCAAGCTGGGAGGCCGCGAGCTGGTCGGCGACTCCCCGCGGCTCGCCCCCGGCACGTTCTGGGACGGGCTTCGGTTCTGA
- a CDS encoding putative bifunctional diguanylate cyclase/phosphodiesterase, translated as MDLFGTFVAAAEDGFLASLASSILDDAPLCIGYFDAEKGCRFANGLFRGTFGMIADEVAGARFRDILEAAGRSDGDVSPEELGRRASAGETVMFGFAAVPEPGRRVDLRGCLVPHRDRAGTTVGFLALLEDVTERQRALENLLRREQFATSLLDAAVDGIMTIDARGTIQSVNDACCRMFGYDEAEMLGAPVALLMPTPHEHRHAGYIDSYLASGRAKIIGTGREVLAKRKDGSVFPVHLSVGEMRFNDEVTFIGIARDVSDRHAAEERARFLTNHDPLTGLLSRRAFLEECDRQMASRLSRGGRTHVVFSFDVDQFREINEGLGYHVGDGVLKAIVGRFAEILPKGSILCRVGADEFAALACFADRTAAEEVANHVHARLLGPIYVDRQMVLVRMSIGAAVHDASIRRIEELLTKAELALQTVQHEGGNSVCFYTPEMAQAASRRTLLTMHLAHAVQRNELKVVYQPIIEAKTGKAAGAEALLRWSHTSLGAVSPAEFIPIAEDSGLIVSITDWVLEAVADQVARWHDEGFGCGRVFMNVSGQQFLRGRLTTRLAELMTEKPHLAGLIGIEITEQAAVRDLKATVQAISALASISVETAIDDFGTGYSSLSYVQQLPITKLKIDRMFVDGVPHNLKNAALVRAVVGMAHGLGLTVVAEGVETLAQRDFLTDVGCDLLQGYLFSQPIPPMALSLLLRSQPETWRPSRLLAVKELAAR; from the coding sequence GTGGATCTCTTCGGAACCTTCGTCGCCGCAGCGGAAGACGGCTTCCTGGCTTCCCTGGCATCCAGCATCCTGGACGATGCCCCGCTGTGCATCGGCTATTTCGATGCCGAGAAGGGCTGCCGCTTCGCCAACGGCCTGTTCCGCGGCACGTTCGGGATGATCGCGGACGAAGTCGCCGGTGCCCGCTTCCGCGACATCCTGGAGGCCGCAGGCCGGAGCGACGGGGATGTCTCCCCCGAGGAGCTGGGGCGCCGCGCATCCGCCGGCGAGACGGTGATGTTCGGCTTCGCCGCGGTCCCCGAGCCGGGCCGGCGGGTCGACCTGCGCGGCTGCCTCGTTCCGCACCGCGACCGGGCAGGGACCACGGTGGGTTTCCTGGCCTTGCTGGAAGACGTGACCGAGCGGCAGCGTGCCCTTGAGAACCTTCTCCGCCGCGAGCAGTTCGCGACGTCGCTGCTCGACGCGGCCGTCGACGGCATCATGACGATCGACGCCCGCGGGACGATCCAGTCGGTCAACGATGCCTGCTGCCGCATGTTCGGCTACGACGAGGCCGAGATGCTCGGCGCGCCCGTCGCCCTCCTGATGCCGACGCCGCACGAGCACCGCCATGCCGGCTATATCGACAGCTATCTCGCGTCAGGCCGGGCCAAGATCATCGGGACCGGCCGCGAGGTCCTGGCCAAGCGCAAGGACGGCTCCGTTTTCCCGGTCCATCTCAGCGTCGGCGAGATGCGCTTCAACGACGAGGTCACCTTCATCGGCATCGCCCGGGACGTCTCCGACCGCCACGCGGCCGAGGAGCGGGCGCGTTTCCTGACCAACCACGATCCCCTGACCGGCCTGCTCTCGCGCCGGGCCTTCCTGGAGGAGTGCGACCGCCAGATGGCTTCGCGGCTGTCCCGGGGCGGCCGGACCCACGTGGTGTTCAGCTTCGACGTGGACCAGTTCCGGGAAATCAACGAAGGCCTTGGCTACCATGTCGGCGACGGCGTGCTCAAGGCGATCGTCGGCCGGTTCGCCGAGATCCTCCCCAAGGGCTCGATCCTGTGCCGCGTCGGCGCCGACGAGTTCGCGGCGCTGGCCTGCTTCGCGGACCGGACGGCGGCGGAAGAGGTCGCCAACCATGTCCACGCCCGCCTGCTCGGCCCGATCTACGTGGACCGCCAGATGGTCCTGGTGCGCATGAGCATCGGCGCCGCGGTCCATGACGCGAGCATCCGGCGGATCGAGGAATTGCTGACCAAGGCGGAGCTGGCGCTCCAGACGGTGCAGCACGAGGGTGGCAACTCGGTCTGCTTCTACACGCCCGAGATGGCCCAGGCCGCGAGCCGCCGCACCCTGCTGACCATGCACCTCGCCCACGCCGTCCAGCGCAACGAGCTGAAGGTGGTCTACCAGCCGATCATTGAGGCGAAGACCGGCAAGGCCGCCGGCGCGGAGGCGCTGCTTCGCTGGTCCCACACCAGCCTGGGCGCGGTGTCTCCGGCCGAGTTCATCCCGATCGCCGAGGACAGCGGCCTGATCGTCTCGATCACGGACTGGGTGCTGGAGGCGGTCGCCGACCAGGTCGCCCGCTGGCACGACGAGGGGTTCGGCTGCGGCCGGGTCTTCATGAACGTGTCCGGCCAGCAATTCCTGCGCGGGCGGCTGACCACGCGGCTGGCGGAGCTGATGACGGAGAAGCCGCACCTCGCGGGGCTGATCGGGATCGAGATCACCGAGCAGGCCGCGGTGCGCGACCTGAAGGCGACGGTGCAGGCGATCTCGGCGCTGGCGTCGATCAGCGTAGAGACGGCGATCGACGATTTCGGGACCGGCTATTCCTCGCTGAGCTATGTCCAGCAACTGCCCATCACGAAGCTGAAGATCGACCGGATGTTCGTGGACGGCGTGCCGCACAACCTCAAGAATGCGGCGCTCGTCCGCGCGGTGGTCGGCATGGCCCACGGCCTCGGGCTGACGGTCGTCGCGGAGGGGGTGGAGACGCTGGCCCAGCGGGATTTCCTGACCGACGTCGGATGCGACCTGCTGCAGGGGTACCTGTTCTCGCAGCCGATCCCGCCGATGGCGCTCAGCCTGCTGCTCCGCAGCCAGCCGGAAACCTGGCGCCCGTCACGCCTGCTCGCGGTCAAGGAGCTGGCCGCCCGGTGA
- a CDS encoding pentapeptide repeat-containing protein, whose product MTANTPETWVRLDQAQLGAAIARHARFRRGTANGARANLAFHDLSGLSLAGADLSGADLTGALLKGIDGRGINLGDAVLYGADLRLAQLQKADLSRTDLRGCCLRGADLTGAVLEMANIREGSLAKLDQENRISFEASPAELVGATFKGADLTRARIAGTLAMQADMTDAVMVGAKLARVDFRNANLTGVVLEGADLSEVNLSGATLHGAVLKGANWRNSRMEGADLMGAVVDAQILSVAEGAKNLPRSAGEFSISDLIRAHGLWIRTQGQQGKRLELTGFNLAGLELPGVDLGGAVITNCAMGRANLAGAVLTVVDFTMSDLRDANLQNCDMRAATLRRTFLADADLSGAVLDSVRLNERAGNRLLSANLERARLWNARLRGASLRRARLAGAELTRADLTGADFGEADLRHAILTGATLDQTKFHGADLADCRGIEQRHFAGGPETKGAGGK is encoded by the coding sequence ATGACCGCTAACACGCCCGAGACCTGGGTGCGGCTGGACCAGGCGCAGCTTGGCGCCGCAATCGCCCGGCATGCCCGGTTCCGGCGGGGCACCGCGAACGGCGCCCGCGCCAACCTGGCGTTCCACGACCTGTCCGGCCTCAGCCTCGCCGGCGCGGACCTGTCGGGTGCCGACCTGACCGGCGCGCTGCTGAAGGGGATCGACGGGCGCGGCATCAACCTGGGCGACGCCGTCCTGTACGGCGCCGACCTGCGGCTGGCCCAGCTTCAGAAGGCGGACCTCAGCCGGACCGACCTGCGCGGCTGCTGCCTGCGCGGCGCCGACCTGACCGGCGCCGTGCTGGAAATGGCCAACATCCGCGAAGGCTCCCTCGCCAAGCTCGACCAGGAGAACCGCATCTCGTTCGAGGCGTCGCCGGCCGAACTGGTCGGCGCCACCTTCAAGGGGGCCGACCTGACCAGGGCGCGCATCGCCGGAACGCTCGCCATGCAGGCGGACATGACGGACGCCGTGATGGTCGGCGCCAAGCTCGCCCGCGTCGACTTCCGCAACGCCAACCTGACCGGCGTGGTGCTGGAGGGCGCCGATCTGAGCGAGGTGAACCTGTCCGGCGCCACGCTCCACGGCGCCGTCCTGAAGGGTGCCAACTGGCGGAACTCCCGCATGGAGGGCGCCGACCTGATGGGGGCGGTGGTCGATGCGCAGATCCTCTCGGTCGCCGAAGGGGCGAAGAACCTGCCCCGTTCGGCCGGGGAGTTCTCGATCTCGGACCTCATTCGGGCCCATGGATTGTGGATCAGGACCCAGGGCCAGCAGGGCAAGCGGCTGGAGCTGACCGGCTTCAACCTCGCGGGGCTGGAGCTTCCGGGGGTGGATCTCGGCGGCGCGGTCATCACCAACTGCGCCATGGGGCGGGCCAACCTGGCCGGCGCGGTGCTCACCGTGGTCGATTTCACCATGTCGGATCTGCGCGACGCCAACCTTCAGAACTGCGACATGCGCGCGGCGACCCTGCGCCGGACCTTCCTTGCCGACGCCGACCTGTCCGGTGCCGTCCTCGATTCCGTCCGCCTGAACGAGCGCGCCGGCAACCGGCTGCTGTCGGCCAACCTGGAGCGCGCCCGGCTGTGGAACGCCCGCCTGCGCGGCGCCTCCCTCCGTCGCGCCCGGCTGGCCGGGGCCGAACTGACCCGGGCCGACCTGACCGGCGCCGACTTCGGCGAGGCGGACCTTCGCCACGCGATCCTGACCGGGGCGACGCTGGACCAGACGAAATTCCATGGCGCCGACCTTGCGGACTGCCGCGGGATCGAGCAGCGGCACTTTGCCGGTGGTCCTGAAACGAAGGGGGCAGGCGGGAAATAA
- the gltS gene encoding sodium/glutamate symporter — translation MEIDVVSTLVAAIVVLLVGRMVISKVGFLQRYNIPEPVVGGLLAAFLITGLRIGAGMEISFDMSLQTPLMLAFFATIGLSADVKTLMQGGRAVLVFFAVVVVMLVIQNAVGVAAAISLDMHPLTGLLAGSITMSGGHGTGAAYATRFGEDYNLQGAMEVAMACATFGLVLGGLIGGPIAQRLISRNNLKARADAEHEGAPGELGGDEVRSLSPESFLETLFLVVICVVVGTYLGQVLKNEYLTLPAFVWTLFTGVVIRNSLGLSGLRQVDGATIDLLGTVSLSLFLAMALIALRLWELVSLALPILAILAAQSVTIAVYVYFVTFRIMGSNYDAAVMSAGHCGFGMGATPTAIANMQAVAGRYGHSPQAFLIIPIVGAFLIDLANALVIQGFMSLPQLGL, via the coding sequence ATGGAAATCGACGTCGTATCCACGCTGGTCGCGGCCATCGTGGTCCTTCTGGTCGGCCGCATGGTTATCTCCAAGGTCGGCTTCCTTCAACGCTATAATATCCCCGAGCCGGTCGTCGGCGGGTTGCTCGCGGCGTTCCTCATCACCGGCCTGCGGATCGGCGCCGGCATGGAGATCAGCTTCGACATGTCCTTGCAGACCCCGCTGATGCTGGCCTTCTTCGCCACCATCGGGCTGAGCGCCGACGTCAAGACCCTGATGCAGGGCGGGCGCGCCGTCCTGGTGTTCTTCGCCGTCGTCGTGGTCATGCTGGTGATCCAGAACGCGGTCGGCGTCGCGGCGGCGATCAGCCTCGACATGCATCCGCTGACCGGCCTGCTCGCCGGCTCGATCACCATGTCCGGGGGGCACGGGACCGGCGCCGCCTACGCGACCCGCTTCGGGGAGGACTACAATCTCCAGGGCGCCATGGAGGTCGCGATGGCCTGCGCCACCTTCGGCCTGGTGCTCGGCGGGCTGATCGGCGGCCCGATCGCCCAGCGGCTGATCTCGCGGAACAACCTGAAGGCGCGGGCCGATGCCGAGCATGAGGGGGCTCCCGGCGAGTTGGGCGGCGACGAGGTGCGGAGCCTGAGCCCGGAAAGCTTCCTGGAGACTCTGTTCCTGGTCGTGATATGCGTAGTGGTCGGCACCTACCTGGGCCAAGTCCTGAAGAACGAGTACCTGACGCTGCCCGCCTTCGTCTGGACCCTCTTCACCGGTGTCGTCATCCGCAACAGCCTCGGCCTTTCCGGCCTGCGCCAGGTCGACGGCGCCACCATCGACCTGCTCGGCACGGTGTCGCTGTCGCTGTTCCTGGCCATGGCGTTGATCGCGCTGCGCTTGTGGGAACTGGTGTCGCTGGCCTTGCCGATCCTGGCCATCCTGGCGGCCCAGTCCGTCACGATCGCGGTCTATGTGTACTTCGTGACGTTCCGCATCATGGGGTCGAACTACGACGCCGCGGTCATGTCGGCCGGCCACTGCGGCTTCGGCATGGGGGCCACGCCGACCGCGATCGCCAACATGCAGGCGGTCGCCGGCCGCTACGGCCACTCGCCCCAGGCTTTCCTGATCATCCCGATAGTCGGGGCTTTCCTGATCGACCTTGCCAACGCGCTGGTGATCCAGGGTTTCATGAGCCTGCCCCAACTGGGCCTTTGA
- a CDS encoding ABC transporter permease gives MKLSKVGRLPAHILSLLVLIALWQAASVAAGSRLLPGPAAVAARLMDEVVRGGLLLDLAITLGRVCASFVIAMAVGTALGIAMGRFRLLDRLLDGWLVLFLNIPALVTIILAYVWFGLTEAAAIAAVAVNKIPNVVVTLREGARALDRDYLEMAEAYRLGPVKTLRHIVLPQLYPFLLAAARSGLALIWKIVLVVELLGRSNGMGFQLQVLFQLFDVTGILAYTAAFIIVVQFIEFALLQPLETRASRWRR, from the coding sequence ATGAAGCTGTCGAAGGTGGGCCGCCTGCCGGCCCACATCCTGTCGCTCCTGGTCCTGATAGCGCTGTGGCAGGCGGCGTCGGTCGCGGCGGGCAGCCGCCTGCTGCCCGGGCCGGCGGCCGTCGCCGCGCGCCTGATGGACGAGGTCGTGCGGGGCGGACTGCTGCTCGACCTCGCCATAACGCTGGGACGGGTCTGCGCGAGCTTCGTCATCGCGATGGCGGTGGGCACCGCGCTGGGGATCGCGATGGGCCGGTTCCGCCTGCTCGACCGCCTGCTGGACGGCTGGCTGGTGCTTTTCCTCAATATCCCGGCGCTGGTGACGATCATCCTGGCCTATGTGTGGTTCGGCCTGACGGAGGCGGCCGCGATCGCGGCGGTCGCCGTCAACAAGATCCCCAACGTGGTCGTGACCCTGCGCGAGGGCGCCCGCGCGCTGGACCGCGACTATCTGGAAATGGCCGAGGCCTATCGACTCGGACCGGTAAAGACCCTGCGTCACATCGTCCTGCCGCAGCTCTACCCGTTCCTGCTGGCGGCGGCGCGTTCGGGCCTCGCCCTGATCTGGAAGATCGTCCTGGTTGTCGAGCTGCTGGGCCGGAGCAACGGCATGGGTTTCCAGCTCCAGGTGCTCTTCCAGCTGTTCGACGTCACCGGCATACTGGCATACACCGCCGCGTTCATCATCGTCGTGCAGTTCATCGAGTTCGCCTTGCTGCAGCCTCTGGAAACCAGGGCCTCGCGGTGGCGCCGCTGA